In Coleofasciculus sp. FACHB-T130, the DNA window CCGTCGGCTTACTCTATCAGGAAGGGTATTTTGCCCAGTACCTCAATGCCGATGGTTGGCAGCAGGAACGCTATCCGGTTAACGATTTCTACAATATGCCGTTGCACCCGGAGCAAAATCCTGACGGTTCGGAACTGCGGATTTCTGTAGAGTATCCAGGGCGCACCGTCTATGCCCGTGTCTGGCGCGTGCAAGTGGGAACTGTGCCCCTATACCTGCTCGATACCAACATTGAGCCAAACAATCCCTACGACCACGACATCACCGACGAGCTGTATGGTGGTGACTTGGATATGCGGATTCATCAGGAGATGATGTTGGGCATCGGGGGCTTCCGGATGCTGAAGGCGCTGGGATACAAACCCACCGTTTATCACCTGAATGAAGGCCACTCAGCGTTTCTAATTTTGGAGCGCATCCGGATGTTGATGCAGGAAGAGAAACTGGATTTTGCCGCCGCTAAACAAGTGGCGCAAGCAAGTCAAGTTTTCACCACTCACACGCCTGTCTCTGCTGGGTTCGATTTGTTCCCCCCGGATAAGGCTCTTTATTACGTGGGGCACTATGCCGATATTTACGGACTTTCCCACGAAGAGTTTCTCGGCTTAGGACGGGAGGACACTGGGGATTTGGCGTCACCGTTTAGCATGGCAGCACTGGCGATGAAGACATCGAGCTTTGTCAATGGGGTTGCTCAGCTGCACGGGTTGGTGTCGCGGAAGATGTTTCAGAGTCTCTGGAAAGATTTTCCACTCAATGAGGTGCCGATTACCGCGATTACGAATGGAGTCCACGCCCGCACTTGTGTAGCGAAGTCAACGCAGGAGCTGTATGACCGCTACCTTGGCCCTCAGTGGTCTGACGCGCCAGTAGACGATCCGTTGTGGGAGCGGGTGCAGTCGATTCCGGATGAGGAGTTGTGGCGCAATCACGAGCGTCAGCGCTCAGAACTGGTGGTGTTTGTGCGCGATCGCCTAGTGAGAAAGTTGCGCGATCGCGGTGCTTCTCCCTCTGAGATTGACCAAGCGCAGGAAGTATTAGATCCAACGGTGCTAACAATCGGGTTTGCCCGTCGTTTTGCGACTTATAAGCGGGCAACTCTGTTTTTGCGGAACCTAGACCGGATCAAGAAAATCTTGTTGGGCGATCCAAATCGGCGGGTGCAATTCGTCATTGCTGGAAAAGCTCATCCCAAGGATATGCCTGGGAAGGAACTGATCCGGGATATCATTCATTTCTCGCGGGATGAAGGAATGAATGCCAGCGTGGTGTTTATCCCGGACTACGACACTTATGTTGCCCGATTAATGGTGGCGGGTTGTGATGTTTGGTTGAACACTCCCAGGCGTCCGCGAGAAGCATCTGGTACCAGTGGGATGAAAGCTGCCATGAATGGTTTGCCGAATCTGAGCGTGCTGGATGGCTGGTGGGATGAGGCAGATTATGTCCGTACTGGCTGGCCCATCGGTCACGGAGAAGACTATGAAGACATCAATTATCAAGATGATGTGGAAGCGAATGCTTTGTACGACTTGCTAGAACAGGAAGTCGTGCCGCTATTCTATAACCGGGATGGTGCTGGAATTCCCCGCAAGTGGACTGCCAAAATGAAGGATTCGATTCGATTGAATTGTCCGTTCTTCAATACGTCGCGGATGGTGCGGGAGTATGCAGTGCGGGGATATTTCCCAGCGAGCGATCGCTACTCTACGATGACCGCAGACAACTACGCCCCCGCCAAGGATGTAGCCGCCTGGAAGCAACGAATCTTCGAGCAATGGTACAACATCAAAATCGAAGAAGTTGATGTCTCTGAACCGGCTGGGATTATGGTCAACCAAACCGTTAGCGTCAAAGCGCGGGTTAATCTGGGAGAACTCAGCTCCGATGATGTTCAAGTTGAACTTTATCAGGGTGCAGTTGGTGTCGATGGGGAAATTGTCAACGGCATTCCCGTAGTGATGGATTACCAAGGCAAAGATCAACAAGGATGTAGTATTTACACTGTTGATATTCTTTATACCTCCAGTGGTTTGCAGGGTTTCTCTTTACGGGTTTTGCCAAAACACGACAATCTATCAAGCCCCTACGAATTGGGGCTGATTCTTTGGGCTTAGATAGTTTTGAGTTTTGAGTTATTAATTCAAAATTTAAAACTCAAAATGATTCTTGGGGACGACAATGTATCCGGTGGTGTCATCTCCCAGCACCAAATTTCTTTCTAATCCCCAGTACCACCAGTGAGCGCCCACATAGGCACAGATAAGGCTATCTAGCTTATCTTCTAAGGCTTTAAAGGTTGCAAGGGTACTGGGGATTTCTGCAAGCATCGAACTCCAAAGATGGAGAATCGGCACAGAGGACGAGGAGACATTTAGGGCAGGGTGGAAAGTTGGTAAGCTATTAACAATATACTGGCGGAGTTTGATTAGTTCTAATTGACGCTCTGCCAGCTTGCCTTTCTTGTATTTAAGAATCCGCTCTAAGCTGAATAAATTGACGATGGCTGGGTGGGGAAATACTTCGATTTGATAGCGTCCCGGTTGTTGGGGTTTGATAATTGGTGCGTGAGCAAATCCACGGGATTCGAGGCTGAGTCCAAATCCTACGGTGCGCTGAGCAAAGGGGAGTCCTAGATTAGCAGGGTAGCAACCCGCGTGATAACGACCAAAATATTTGTGGGTAAGTTTATCAGGTAGTCGCGTCCCAGTAGTGTTGGGAATCAGTGT includes these proteins:
- the glgP gene encoding alpha-glucan family phosphorylase translates to MQPIRTFNVSPALPSRLEPLRKLAYNLHWDWNFETKELFRRLDRDLWESSRHNPVLMLGTISQARLQEVAEDEGFVAHMERASRQLDDYLQERTWYRKHRNEVNGQRTEKKQENSSASSLSPQDSGLRTQECYAYFCAEFGLTDCLPIYSGGLGVLAGDHLKSASDLGLPLVAVGLLYQEGYFAQYLNADGWQQERYPVNDFYNMPLHPEQNPDGSELRISVEYPGRTVYARVWRVQVGTVPLYLLDTNIEPNNPYDHDITDELYGGDLDMRIHQEMMLGIGGFRMLKALGYKPTVYHLNEGHSAFLILERIRMLMQEEKLDFAAAKQVAQASQVFTTHTPVSAGFDLFPPDKALYYVGHYADIYGLSHEEFLGLGREDTGDLASPFSMAALAMKTSSFVNGVAQLHGLVSRKMFQSLWKDFPLNEVPITAITNGVHARTCVAKSTQELYDRYLGPQWSDAPVDDPLWERVQSIPDEELWRNHERQRSELVVFVRDRLVRKLRDRGASPSEIDQAQEVLDPTVLTIGFARRFATYKRATLFLRNLDRIKKILLGDPNRRVQFVIAGKAHPKDMPGKELIRDIIHFSRDEGMNASVVFIPDYDTYVARLMVAGCDVWLNTPRRPREASGTSGMKAAMNGLPNLSVLDGWWDEADYVRTGWPIGHGEDYEDINYQDDVEANALYDLLEQEVVPLFYNRDGAGIPRKWTAKMKDSIRLNCPFFNTSRMVREYAVRGYFPASDRYSTMTADNYAPAKDVAAWKQRIFEQWYNIKIEEVDVSEPAGIMVNQTVSVKARVNLGELSSDDVQVELYQGAVGVDGEIVNGIPVVMDYQGKDQQGCSIYTVDILYTSSGLQGFSLRVLPKHDNLSSPYELGLILWA
- a CDS encoding DUF429 domain-containing protein, producing MKFLGIDLGWRSQPSGLCCLAWEDGQLHLLDLDRLETIEEILNWIDTWAPAPEPAMIAVDAPTLIPNTTGTRLPDKLTHKYFGRYHAGCYPANLGLPFAQRTVGFGLSLESRGFAHAPIIKPQQPGRYQIEVFPHPAIVNLFSLERILKYKKGKLAERQLELIKLRQYIVNSLPTFHPALNVSSSSVPILHLWSSMLAEIPSTLATFKALEDKLDSLICAYVGAHWWYWGLERNLVLGDDTTGYIVVPKNHFEF